A portion of the Sabethes cyaneus chromosome 3, idSabCyanKW18_F2, whole genome shotgun sequence genome contains these proteins:
- the LOC128744410 gene encoding uncharacterized protein LOC128744410 has protein sequence METVNTATLPMGTNAPALVRPNTLLPPEKEPVHFEINLIGAPPEVEQLIEHIKAVAEQFLYHWKTFPINLPAPLSVSPGGGVGNGGGGAIVNSNTNITTTGVNRKTRPINLRDLFIAPPFDELDAVAADGTGEPRLLNTAQLRSLRERGEFEVPSLNFPGQMHRWRLSQFLQKGSERTRDSLLGDLAMSARFLVITAKGRLLGSFFSVAHATRALLQGLTKLIDMVVGVPSLLAQNLDNKIREERCRFLVAELVCRTEYEDCLDALCGYVRHQLRRATMEKFDVNCQQAQPIPYLYATPKGQDIDMRLFSKDIMRKALPILVGILEKETRGWFLHFRERLIAELRERKMTDSEIEEEVNDAVMKEYLQRVYTSILSNNDLALLGENIPQLLVQQAQSVVIMHKAVDKIQKELRKSREEQQKLLQEDHPVLSRILPWLRSKLEAAEQNKVSKITWGAHEEALKIAQKHNLYQTVYFLNRDLAFMKEREPILLKELKNAKTPTRNFQWACRIWSPKSWIIRRSFQGHSEVIPTVITQQATSIVTPRSDPSQPVFLVEKELVRSTSTRWPMWRLLNLFQRTWTWTWNIMFLLGVIVPWCSPMGLRALFCVRPFMADLELSQVNGTLFPRKTSITQTMCSRLIELWRHISKARTHFETEPDTGFVGKGMTRHLNRLYNYFVKGFLGSLLILTVFPLMCLSVSISSIAFAITALLWMPFITVILHLYMMLVYDLDCPDESRRNRYCIFLEAVVWNILVQGLLQPIMAVLVASTICPAVSVLILFVGVARYWLRLFWDAITFHLFIKKCGRVPASDSFAVKRIAGPGLALDYYFSIKPEQALAAFEAKMELDELQAYQHAMETIICQPQKDFSQFVEACFGPFSAQLSKTVGPYRQLEREGQDLMSSLHEKLEKRRRDLQTGLTSAVKSRIKLSTMELKIVIQQSAYMLEKFYPSHVIARISISEDEFWDAKGLSVGDWAGLAGLLYADIFSLDFLTPLAESDTQFKLEPHSQLDLSRYTEMVQNTSDIMGINGPDLLGNVYAPRGNIQVHSPYLEVSAFNPRSRVMINSRRAEKRNDTCSGLTTPRVRARRSPIPTPKAVNSWKPWKRKEQKKYAAEKLLIPLPIPHPVHIAISIYNRDSEHPIPTESDICWDILRSIEECQGDLEAILRFRASGGEGNRSIGISVDGLAAIDSSMDSLDSQNSSNSGTKDSMDMIAGASETLPCTNREVTIIMPSTVMGANEINGMNSGSEQVNTDREDGEETPNVVPSHFHWTLSNWGGGSSRAQMAAAARRRNTSFTYNSAAATVKDDLNTASSISHNDAHLEQIRVDLASPEDISLDTDSSRAVFSAAYGTTV, from the exons ATGGAGACTGTTAATACAGCTACCCTTCCGATGGGTACTAATGCACCTGCCCTTGTACGTCCAAACACATTGCTGCCGCCCGAGAAAGAGCCAGTTCACTTTGAAATCAATCTGATTGGGGCCCCTCCTGAAGTAGAACAACTGATCGAGCATATCAAGGCCGTAGCAGAGCAGTTTCTTTATCACTGGAAAACGTTTCCTATTA ATTTACCAGCACCTCTTTCTGTAAGCCCTGGTGGTGGCGTTGGTAATGGTGGAGGCGGTGCGATTGTTAACAGTAATACCAACATTACTACGACTGGCGTCAACAGGAAAACACGCCCGATTAATCTACGTGATCTATTCATCGCTCCACCATTCGATGAGCTTGATGCAGTTGCAGCGGATGGGACGGGCGAACCCCGCCTGCTCAACACGGCTCAACTGCGATCTCTCCGCGAAAGGGG TGAGTTCGAGGTACCAAGTTTAAACTTTCCTGGTCAAATGCATCGTTGGAGATTATCCCAGTTTCTTCAGAAAGGTTCTGAACGAACACGAGACTCACTGCTGGGAGACTTAGCCATGTCGGCTCGATTTTTGGTAATCACAGCCAAGGGACGTCTGCTTGGTTCTTTTTTCTCCGTTGCTCATGCCACCCGTGCATTACTACAAGGTTTAACAAAGTTGATTGATATGGTTGTAG GTGTCCCATCATTATTGGCTCAAAATCTGGATAATAAGATAAGAGAAGAGCGATGTCGGTTTTTGGTTGCTGAATTAGTTTGCAGG ACTGAATACGAAGACTGTTTGGATGCTCTTTGTGGCTATGTAAGACACCAGCTTCGTCGAGCTACGATGGAAAAATTTGACGTTAACTGTCAACAGGCTCAACCAATACCTTACTTGTACGCTACTCCGAAAGGTCAAGATATCgatatgcgtttattttcaAAAGATATTATGCGAAAAGCACTGCCTATTCTTGTCGGTATACTTGAGAAGGAAACTCGTGGTTGGTTCTTACACTTTCGCGAACGATTGATTGCCGAACTACGTGAACGTAAAATGACCGATTCTGAAATAGAAGAGGAAGTAAATGACGCCGTGATGAAAGAATATCTTCAGCGAGTATATACATCGATTTTGTCGAATAACGATTTGGCACTACTCGGTGAAAATATTCCACAGTTGCTAGTACAGCAAGCACAATCTGTGGTTATAATGCACAA AgctgttgataaaatccaaAAAGAGTTGAGAAAATCACGGGAAGAGCAACAAAAATTATTACAGGAAGACCACCCTGTTTTATCACGGATATTGCCTTGGTTGCGTTCTAAACTTGAAGCTGCTGAGCAGAACAAGGTATCAAAGATTACTTGGGGAGCGCATGAAGAAGCGTTAAAAATTGcccaaaagcacaacttataccAGACCGTGTATTTTCTAAATAGGGATTTGGCTTTTATGAAAGAA aGGGAgccaattcttctgaaagagTTAAAAAATGCTAAAACTCCAACCAGAAACTTTCAATGGGCCTGCCGAATATGGTCACCAAAGTCGTGGATCATTCGTCGTAGCTTCCAAGGTCACTCGGAAGTGATACCAACAGTTATAACACAGCAAGCCACTTCAATAGTTACCCCACGCTCAGACCCTAGTCAGCCAGTATTTCTCGTTGAGAAAGAACTGGTCCGCTCAACCAGTACAAGATGGCCCATGTGGCGTTTATTGAATCTCTTTCAACGTacgtggacttggacctggaatATAATGTTCTTGCTAGGTGTAATTGTACCATGGTGTAGTCCAATGGGTCTTCGCGCTCTCTTTTGTGTTAGGCCATTTATGGCTGATTTAGAATTATCTCAGGTAAACGGAACTCTCTTCCCACGAAAAACTAGCATCACGCAAACTATGTGTTCTCGACTGATAGAGTTGTGGCGGCATATTTCAAAAGCGAGAACACATTTTGAAACGGAACCGGACACAGGATTTGTTGGAAAAGGCATGACGAGACATCTGAATCGGCTGTATAACTATTTCGTGAAAGGTTTTCTAGGATCTCTCTTAATACTCACCGTGTTTCCATTAATGTGTTTAAGTGTTAGCATTAGCAGTATAGCTTTCGCTATCACAGCACTTTTATGGATGCCTTTCATTACTGTCATATTGCACCTATATATGATGTTAGTTTATGATTTGGATTGCCCGGATGAAAGTCGTCGGAATCgttattgtatttttttggaAGCTGTGGTATGGAACATTCTTGTGCAGGGGTTACTTCAACCAATAATGGCTGTGCTAGTAGCTTCAACAATTTGTCCGGCAGTGTCCGTTTTAATTTTATTCGTTGGTGTTGCTAGATATTGGCTGCGACTTTTTTGGGATGCAATCACTTTTCATTTGTTTATTAAAAAATGTGGCAGAGTTCCTGCGAGCGATAGTTTTGCTGTAAAGCGGATTGCGGGACCTGGTTTGGCTCTGGACTATTACTTCTCTATAAAACCGGAACAAGCTTTGGCTGCGTTCGAAGCAAAAATGGAACTTGATGAATTACAG GCTTATCAGCATGCAATGGAAACAATTATCTGCCAACCACAAAAAGATTTTAGCCAGTTTGTAGAGGCTTGTTTTGGGCCCTTTTCTGCACAGCTTTCGAAAACAGTAGGCCCTTATAGACAACTAGAACGTGAAGGTCAAGATTTAATGAGCTCTCTAcatgaaaaattagaaaaacgtCGAAGAGATTTACAAACTGGTCTGACTTCTGCTGTAAAATCTAGAATCAAACTAAGCACAATGGAGCTAAAAATTGTTATTCAGCAGTCGGCGTATATGTTGGAAAAGTTTTACCCTTCACATGTTATAGCAAGGATATCAATAAGCGAGGACGAGTTCTGGGATGCCAAA GGTCTTTCTGTTGGAGATTGGGCAGGTTTAGCTGGATTGTTATATGCTGATATTTTCAGTCTAGATTTTTTGACACCTCTGGCAGAAAGTGATACGCAATTCAAACTGGAGCCACACTCACAATTGGACCTATCCCGTTATACAGAAATGGTACAAAATACGAGCGACATAATGGGTATCAATGGACCGGACTTATTAGGTAATGTTTATGCACCTCGAGGAAATATTCAGGTTCATTCGCCATATCTGGAGGTTTCCGCTTTCAATCCTCGATCAAGAGTAATGATAAATTCTCGAAGGGCAGAAAAAAGAAA TGATACATGTTCCGGTTTGACAACCCCCCGGGTTCGAGCACGTCGATCACCCATTCCCACACCAAAAGCAGTCAACAGTTGGAAACCTTGGAAGCGGAAAGAGCAGAAAaaatatgcagctgaaaaattgttaattccGCTCCCCATCCCACATCCTGTTCACATAGCCATATCAATTTACAATCGTGATTCTGAGCATCCAATTCCAACCGAATCAGATATTTGTTGGGATATTTTGAGATCGATTGAAGAATGCCAAGGAGATTTAGAGGCGATTCTCCGTTTCCGTGCATCTGGAGGTGAAGGTAATCGATCAATAGGGATCAGTGTGGATGGTTTGGCTGCAATAGATTCTAGCATGGATTCGTTAGATTCACAAAATTCGTCGAACTCCGGGACCAAGGACAGCATGGACATGATAGCCGGGGCCAGTGAAACATTGCCCTGTACAAATAGAGAAGTAACAATAATAATGCCATCTACCGTCATGGGAGCCAATGAAATAAATGGTATGAACTCAGGGTCGGAACAAGTAAATACTGATCGTGAAGATGGCGAAGAAACGCCGAATGTAGTTCCTTCCCATTTTCATTGGACTTTGAGTAACTGGGGCGGAGGTAGTTCAAGGGCTCAAATGGCAGCTGCAGCACGTCGAAGAAACACAAGTTTTACATACAACAGTGCTGCAGCTACCGTGAAAGATGATTTGAACACCGCCAGTTCCATTTCTCATAACGACGCACATCTCGAACAAATTCGTGTTGACTTAGCAAGCCCTGAAGATATATCGCTAGACACGGACAGCTCTCGAGCTGTATTCAGTGCCGCCTATGGAACTACTGTTTGA
- the LOC128739929 gene encoding uncharacterized protein LOC128739929 — MGMGSKISPLLAELFMSDFEDKLKTEKLFARVWKRYVDDIYAIVKERYLPQTLNWLNTQHEKIKFTVEREVDGKLPFLDLLITRKEDNTLKFSIFRKPTSTDRYITTDSNHFGAQKQAAFHSMAHRLVNIPMEREDFAAESQKIQKAAELNGYDKSFVDKIIGKHIRKKQRQDTTTLQPEKEQIHRISLPFYPKVTNHIRKILKRHGFHVVHKSGNTLQELLNNQKDKVPPEERSGIYEIPCKDCPAVYIGQTRRKFKTRLKEHKKAVENERTNDSSVAMHSICLQHEIDWGNAKLLKNVRKSSHLNAWESMYISTADRLLMNEDEALISSPLFQLTKLNL, encoded by the coding sequence ATGGGTATGGGTAGTAAAATTTCTCCACTTCTGGCGGAACTCTTTATGAGTGATTTTGAGGATAAGCTGAAAACGGAAAAACTTTTCGCACGTGTGTGGAAACGGTATGTTGACGATATCTACGCTATAGTTAAAGAACGCTACCTACCCCAAACACTAAATTGGTTAAACACccagcatgaaaaaataaaattcactgtGGAGCGAGAAGTAGATGGAAAGTTACCATTTTTGGACCTGTTGATTACCAGAAAGGAAGACAATACTCTGAAGTTCAGCATTTTCCGCAAACCAACATCTACAGACCGCTACATTACTACGGACTCGAATCACTTCGGGGCCCAAAAACAAGCAGCCTTTCACTCTATGGCGCACCGCCTGGTCAATATACCCATGGAGAGGGAGGACTTTGCAGCCGAAAGCCAAAAAATTCAGAAAGCGGCTGAATTAAATGGGTACGACAAgagttttgtggataaaataatcGGTAAACATATCCGTAAAAAACAGCGTCAAGATACCACCACTTTACAGCCGGAAAAAGAGCAAATCCACAGAATCAGTTTACCATTTTACCCTAAAGTGACGAACCACATTAGGAAAATTCTCAAGCGGCATGGCTTCCATGTGGTTCATAAAAGCGGTAATACATTACAGGAGCTTCTAAACAATCAAAAGGACAAAGTTCCGCCCGAAGAACGGTCGGGTATCTACGAAATCCCCTGTAAGGATTGCCCAGCGGTGTATATCGGACAAACCcgtcgaaaatttaaaactcgGCTAAAAGAACATAAAAAAGCTGTGGAAAATGAAAGGACCAATGATTCGAGTGTAGCGATGCATTCTATCTGCCTCCAACATGAAATTGATTGGGGGAACGCAAAGCTGctaaaaaatgtgagaaaatcctCTCATTTAAATGCGTGGGAATCGATGTACATCAGCACCGCCGATCGACTTTTAATGAATGAAGATGAGGCGCTCATCTCATCGCCTCTCTTCCAACTGACGAAATTGAATCTGTAG